One genomic window of Helicobacter canis includes the following:
- a CDS encoding ATP-dependent Clp protease adaptor ClpS, with protein MPESSAQQACNTSALIELEMPKMVRVVLLNDNYTTQEFVVEILQSIFHKSLIEAQQIMLEVHNHGKGVCGIYPYDIGETKTQETIQAAKKASYPLKIFTESI; from the coding sequence ATGCCAGAATCTAGTGCGCAGCAAGCCTGCAATACTTCTGCCCTAATTGAGCTAGAGATGCCAAAAATGGTGCGTGTCGTGCTACTAAATGACAACTACACCACCCAAGAATTTGTCGTAGAGATTTTGCAAAGTATTTTTCACAAAAGCTTGATAGAAGCCCAGCAAATTATGCTTGAAGTGCATAATCACGGCAAGGGTGTGTGTGGGATCTATCCCTATGACATCGGCGAGACAAAGACCCAAGAGACAATCCAAGCTGCCAAAAAAGCCTCCTACCCGCTCAAAATCTTCACAGAATCCATCTAG